In Ascaphus truei isolate aAscTru1 chromosome 2, aAscTru1.hap1, whole genome shotgun sequence, the genomic stretch CTGCAGCCATGCTCTGCCCAGTCCCCCTGACACCAGCCATCAGGATCCAGTCTCTGCCTCAGAGCCCACCATCACCCGGTGCCTTACACAGGAGGAAGATAAAGGGGTCCAAATATTCAATCAACGTGGGTTCTAATGAGATCCCGGAATAGGACCATAGTAGTGACGAAAGAGGAATACTTCATTTGGGGTTTCTGCCCTTCCCACTCCCAAAACTGTCTGGTTCCAGATTGAGATTGATTTTCTTTGGTACACTAAGACAGTCAAAAGCAGTACATCATATTTGTTAATGGTATTATGCAAGAATATAATTTTTACATACGGCTTACTTACTTTCGCTGTTTTTAGTCTACCTGTACCTCTGTGTCTGGGGGATACCTGGAGCATCGGTGGTCACCATGACAACTGAACGCTATAAGACTCCACCTCCGGGCACCATGACGTAACCCCGGAAGAAGCCGTTGAGTCGGTGAAACAGCTGTAGGGCAAGTCGTTTGCAGGAGGGACCGACATTATCAGGGGAGATTGTTTCAGCGTGCCCTCAGGACTCGGTCTCCCTCTGATATGCGGCTAATACATACTATTCTATACTGACCAGCTAAAGTTACTATAGTGGATACTTAGCACTTCAGCGTTTTTGTGCGCATAGCTAGAGGCTATGAGATAGATTCACAGCTGCAGCATTGAACGCTCTCAATGAGGGCTCTGATCAGCAAGGAAAGCATAAgctaattataaaaaaaatcatgaaaCTGAGAGTCCTGAACTAGTGCTGCACAGCTGAAGCAGAATTGATGCAATGGAAGTGTCAATGTGCTGAATCATATGGAGTGATAAGGGATACGTCCGGGTGCAACATGAGTCAACATGATTGTTATTCGGGTGACAGTGTCCGCTCTGAAGTCCACTAAATAAATGAACAGAGTCCAACAATAAATCCAGATTTGTAGGAAATCTGGACACAGTCCAGTATGAATTCAGGGACAGCCCGAACAACCACCCCCTCCACAATCACAATCACTGATATCCCCTGTTAAACCAGACTAGTGTATGATAAAGAGCACAAAAGCTTATTGGACATTTGAAACTGAAcagtatatgtgcgtgtgtagcAATGCTGCTTAGTACTCATTGCACCGATCTGAGGACCTACGATCCCGGCTCCGTGGGTGTGCTGTCTCCGGAAAATTGATTGAAGATGGATGACCTGGATTGCAGGAGAAAGGAGAACAATGCTCCAAATGCACAAAATGGGGATTCAGACAGATATGCTGATAAAACAGGTGAGTTTATTCTCAGGACGGAATCACTAGCAACATAATAGTCACACAAAGATAATCTTcgtacgcgtttcacgctctatgcgctttatcaaagagtgacagaCCTCAATGATGGGTGTGCTATTTGTGCGCTCCAAACTGATCCGTCGGACATCCGCCCCACAGAACCGGACCAATCAGAACGCCACCAGGGAAAACTCAGGTGTGTCATATTGAGTCCAGTGATTGCTGGAAATGAACGTCGGACCTATCAAGAGTGCAGAAAACAGCACGCCTAAATCCTGAATAACAGAAGTTAAAAGGATACTTCAAAcaatacaacagaagacaggggtgcccaatgctacatcaaattgacaaaacatatatggtaatgagtataaagtttaaatacttgaataataatagtaattacttggttttttagttaaaccctttggccaaagcgtcgtaagcctgcataccaacgtcaaggtaaaccaaaaatgcaggtcctaacgctaaaactgtgaacccttcctgttacctctgcagttctttcccctcatacagaggtaacaggaagggttcacagttttagtagcactcattttggcataaatatatattcatgatgtggtggatgtaggagtttgagctatctgggaatatgtgtgtacTTCAAATAATAACAAGGTATCCaaacacaatataaaaataataataacaatgaaaCATGAATAACAATAACAGACACAAATGTTGCAGAATGCTGACTGAAGTTGTGCACAATCAATAACATAATAGTGTAATGCAATTAAATAATATATAGCTAAATGTGTGTGTTAACTATTCAATATAACCATATAAGCTAAATAGTAATACAATAATAATACTATAGTAACGAAATAAAcataatcaataaataaatataccttATTGGAACAAAGTTAATTTATACAGGAATACACAACAcaaaaggaaaataaaataaaaaatcctaatATAGATAAACGACATCCAAAAATAATGAAAAGAAATCTAGACATAAATATACATGATAGTGATATATAAATGTTAATCTAAATTGATAAGAAATGATACAGCTCCCAATCTACATTAAGGTGTATGGTCTGGAGAAGGACTTCTCTGTCCTGAAACGTCCCGTTTATGCATATACCCGCTCTGGTGCTTTAAATACAAAGTAAGTTCACTTACAGAAAGCCTCCTGTGTGCTTCTGCCATCACTCAAATTTCTTCATGTCCActtggatccagctttgagaTTCCGGGATCAGCGGAGGGTGAGCACCAGAGAGGGAAatattgatatactgtatttttaataaaaaacgGTGTGCCACTTCTCCAACCCCCTTCTCTATACAATGAAACAGATAataaactaaatggaatagatgaggatataaggtggtatggaggtagaatgggggcaagtgcaagtttgacaagcagtgagatacccatagtaaatagagataatactagaaaacttctaaagactaaaccaagtgggagcagaaaggaaggagcagaaaagataatagtacaggctgaaaaaacaaacttaaatgcatgcttgctaatgcaagaagcctgacagataaaatgggggagcttgaattaatagctacaagggagcagtatgatatcataggcattactgaaacatggtggggtgaaactcatgactggacagttaatttagagggttatcctctttttcggaaggatcgaacaaatagaaggggaggtggagtatgtctatatgttaaaccagatctaaaacctattataagggatgatgtctatgaagggaatgatgaaaatgtagagaccttgtggatagaaattagcagtggaggtaaaagtataaagaaaatgtttgagggaatatgctataaaccaccaaatatctgtgagattgaggaagctaaaatacttttgcaaatggagaaggcatcaaaactgggtcatgtttgcataatgggggattttaattatccagacatagactgtggcaatgagattagcgttacaacaaaaggaaacaggtttttgggggtgcttaaagatacttataggctaaagcagtaacattcagggcattattgaaaagcctgctctctgattggttaaaattccgggctttatccacagtaatgccctgaaaaAAGCAgtttgcaaagtgcagttttcaatctgtttatttctagccaatcagctttcagaacagctgagacagggcaggggattggtttgaattaagtagcagctctgagacatggcatgGGATTGGTCAAAAACTATCAGCCACAGTTTGACTCCTCCCcatcccgagctgactgagattttctgagcagattcagttgaatggggggcggggggggggagtctgcaaataagtaagtgtgttgtgtgtagaggtgttgtgtgtagaggtgttgtgtgtagaggtgttgtgtgtagaggtgttgtgtgtagaggtgttgtgttgtgtgttgaggtgggggggggggagagtgcaaagtttagtaagtggctgcattttttattgtggttgctgtgtgtgtgtgtgtgtgtgtgtgttgtatgtgtagcagcagtttgtgtgagtgtagagctggtgtgtgtgtgtgtgtgtgtgtgtgtgtgtgtgtgtgtgtgtgtgtgtgtgtgtgtgtgtgtgtgtgtcagtagcagtgtttatgggtgtagcatgtgtgtgtagcagcagagtttgtgtgtgtgtagagctgctgtgtgtgtagagctgctgctgtgtgtgtagaggtgctgtgttgggagagatagagtgtaggggagagagagagattgtgcgggagagagagtgtgggagagagagagagtgtgggagagagagagagtgtgggagagagagagagtgtgggggagagagagtgttggggagagagagagagtgtgggggagagagagtgttggagagagagagtgtggggagtgtcggggaaagagagagagagagtgtgggggagagagagagagtgtgtgggggagagagagagtaaggaagagggagagtgtgtgggggagagagagagtgaggaagagggagagtgtgggggggggagagagagagagagtgtggggggagagagagagagagagtgtggggggagagagagagagagagtgtggggggagagacagagagagagtgtggggggagagagagagagtgtgggggagagagagagtgtgggggagagagagagagagagagagagagagagagagagagagagagagagagagagagagagagagagagagagagagagagagagagagagagagagagagagagagaggggggggagagagagtgtggggagagagagtgtgggggagagagtgtgggggagagagagagaatgtgggggagagagagagtgtggggggagagagagtgtgggggagacagaggagagaaacggtggatgacacacacagagggtgggttatacacagagagagagagagaggctgggtgagtggctggctgggtgagtggctggctggggcaggggtgactgggtgggtgagtgactgatactgactggggcaggggtgactgacactgactggggcaggggtgactgacactgactggggcaggggtgacacactgactggggcaggggtgactgacactgactggggcaggggtgactgacactgactggggcaggggtgactgacactgactggggcaggggtgactgacactgactttgCAGGGGTGActcacactgactggggcaggggtgactgacactgactggggcaggggtgactgacactgactggggcaggggtgactgacactgactggggcaggggtgactgacactgactggggcaggggtgactgacactgactgggcaggggtgactgacactgactggggcaggggtgacacactgactggggcaggggtgactgacactgactggggcaggggtgactgacactgactggggcaggggtgactgacactgactggggcaggggtgactgacactgactggggcaggggtgactgacactgactggggcaggggtgactgacactgactggggcaggggtgactgacactgactttgCAGGGGTGActcacactgactggggcaggggtgactgacactgactggggcaggggtgactgacactgactggggcaggggtgactgacactgactggggcaggggtgactgacactgactgggcaggggtgactgacactgactggggcaggggtgactgacactgactggggcaggggtgactgacactgactggggcaggggtgactgacactgactggggcaggggtgacagacactgactggggcaggggtgacagacactgactggggcagaggtgactgacactgactgggggtggggggggtgactgacactgactggggcaggggtgactgacactgactggggcaggggtgactgacactgactggggcaggggtgacacactgactggggcaggggtgactgacactgactggggcaggggtgactgacactgactggggcaggggtgactgacactgactggggcaggggtgactgacactgactttgCAGGGGTGActcacactgactggggcaggggtgactgacactgactggggcaggggtgactgacactgactggggcaggggtgactgacactgactggggcaggggtgactgacactgactggggcaggggtgactgacactgactgggcaggggtgactgacactgactggggcaggggtgacacactgactggggcaggggtgactgacactgactggggcaggggtgactgacactgactggggcaggggtgactgacactgactggggcaggggtgactgacactgactggggcaggggtgactgacactgactggggcaggggtgactgacactgactggggcaggggtgactgacactgactttgCAGGGGTGActcacactgactggggcaggggtgactgacactgactggggcaggggtgactgacactgactggggcaggggtgactgacactgactggggcaggggtgactgacactgactgggcaggggtgactgacactgactggggcaggggtgactgacactgactggggcaggggtgactgacactgactggggcaggggtgactgacactgactggggcaggggtgacagacactgactggggcaggggtgacagacactgactggggcagaggtgactgacactgactgggggtggggggggtgactgacactgactggggcaggggtgactgacactgactggggcaggggtgactgacactgactggggcaggggtgactgacactgactggggcaggggtgactgacagactagggcaggggtgactgacactgactgggggtgggggtgtgactgacactgactggggcaaggGTGACTCACACTGACtcgggcaggggtgactgacactgactggggcaggggtgactgacactgactggggcaggggtgactcacactgactggggcaggggtgactgacactgactggggcaggggtgactcaCACTGACTGTGACCATATCCAACCCCGCGTGGGGATCGgcaggaagtcggggtaagcggggacagggacagaaggggggacacccccctaccatcCCCTGCCCCACGCGGGGATCAGCAGGAagacggggtaagcggggacagggacagaaggggggtcccccccctaccatctcctgccccgcgcgggaagcggggaggaggcttgcaggaggcagggaaggatcagaggggccgcagcatgcagagattggagagtTCTTACTCTCCAAtatatctccggccagaaagaatggccgctcgttgggggagggctcatatagagcctggctgcgcgcccacaaagcctgggagcgcgcgccaatcagcaatcaggtaggtggagtttttattttttttattttttagcgcgagcgcgggaaatttaaaaaaacaagcacgttttctgcttgggccaatatttacccgcccgggggttaaatccacacgccccgggcgtgtaaatgtattggATTGTCGAACAcggactatggggacatagtatatggctcggcacctcaaacccacctttgcaaacttgacaccctctacaattcaatttgtcgttttgttctccaatgcaactacaacacacatcactgcgaaatgctcaaagaactagattggtcatcactagagtctaggcgcaaagttcacctttcctgtcttgcctttaaattcttcatgggcaagctacccagctacctgaacaagctcctcacctctaccacatgcagcacctatcacctgagatctgactccaaaagactattcatggtcccaaggctcaacaaagtatccggccgctcccccttctccttccgtgcaccccaaaactggaacaacctacgagactctcatatccaccaccagcttaagttctttcaaatctaaggctgtctcacactttaatctggtctgtaactgtttcattcgcccataatatatattttctttaactgtgcacgcaatgtcttgtatataatgtataccctgctcatttatgtaactgtatttgtaaccatgtattatttgtttgtgcccaggacatacttgaaaacgagaggtaactctcaatgtattacttcctggtaaaacattttataaataaataaactaacaACCCGTTTGTACAATAAGCGTGAGCAGTGGCACGTAACCTGGTTTCTGCTTCTATCCACAGCAGTTATTGGGATATTGAGTTGAAGACTATACTCTTCAAGGAAAAGGGTAGGGAAAAAAATGCTGATGCTCAGCAAATGGTGAATAAAGCGCTGGACGTAATTCAATGAGattaaaacattgttttattCAGCATAATGCACACATGCTAAAAAATCCTCTGACACGTATCACACCTCTGAAGGTGCTTTATCGAAGAGTATAATATTCAAGGCACAATTTTCTAGTGATAGACTTCTACCGTTACCACCCCTGAGAGTTTGTATAATTTAATTTGAAACAGtattttctgtgtttatataatGTACATGTAGAGTTAGtatttattctaaaaaaaaaagtgcatcaTGGCAGCTCTTCTAGAGCCCATACCCTTTGGCACTACTGATCATGTGACGTTACTGAGCTATTACATACTGGTTCCAGTGACCTTAATGATTGGGGTCTCCCCATATTTAGTTCATGATCATTGCTCCTGCAGAGCGCTGGTTGCAAATGACTCCACACTGTACAGTGTACATGTTAAGGGCACAGAAGGTGgtgtgttttgtcttttttttttttttttttttacatttatgtgTGGTATCTGGAAGTGGTATATTTTATTGCTTCTCTTCACTTAAACCACCAGAGCAGGTGGTGTAATTAAAGTATAAATTAGCAGACCCAGAGAACTGCCATGTGCGAGACATGGAGTATGTATAGCTTTTACAAATTCAAAGATAAACATTGGATTTTCTAATACACAGCAATCTGTGACATCATTTAGAAATGTTGATAATGCTCAGCGGGGTCAGGATTAAGCTTTATTGACAGATCTGTCCATAATGTTCCCGTAACCTAATTTTTATGTTTCCTTTGTTACATATTTTTcaacaaacaataaaataagCAAATTGATATAGTATTAATCTACATTATTTCACCAAGATGCTAAAAGTTCAAAACATTAGGCTGAGCTAACTGTCTTTGTACTTAACTATATAGTTATCATTTTCATACATATTTTTTTTGGAAAAGTTGGACCTCTGAGTTAACAATCTGTATTGCTggtatattttaatttattttttacatataataTTCTGGTGAGGGCGCTACCAGAACACAACCCCCTTGGACTTACCTTGGTAAGAGGCTCAGTTCAATCAGTATTTCACTCTGTTCTCCAAGAACAAAAATAACCTCCCATGAATGAGTTGCAAGTGAGTTAATCGGTAATGACAATGTCGCCATGATGTGCATTTTCATTACCCATTTGCTGGTGCCAACTTCGCCCCCATCAGTCTATAGAGGTAGATGGACACATGACCACAGGCTCCATGCAGGTAAAAAGCAGAAGAGATTTGTTCTGGAAAACCCTGGTTTCAGGTAATAAGTCTTCCAATTTTTACATACGTAattgaaccaaaaaaaaaaaaagtgtgcaaagTGGGCCTTTTTGTACTTACATAAATGGATTGGGGGGATTGGGTGGGCTTTCAGCTAGCACATTCCTATTTTCCCCGTAGAAATCTGTTACCAGAGATTTCCTGATACTAAAGGCGATGAATTTATCCAACTGTTTTTCTCTGGTCCCAAAAATCTACTTTAACCTATTCTATGGTCATGTCACATAGGGCTTGTCATGCTGGCAAATCAGTTCACTTGGCATCACTTTTAGCATCATGTTCTCATTGCTGTCCTGTgtgcattttttttgttatatgtGCCAGATGGCAGGCACAACCTACAATATACTgaagttttatttttttctgctgaAAAGCTGCAATGTTCCCCAAAGTTTGTTTTCTTACCTTAGAATGGGGTTGGCCCCAAAGAACAGAACTGTGATGCGCGGTTGCCGGTAAGTGAGGTCCACAGAGGGTAGAGGACCAACGATCGTCTGATGAACCCACAGGTTCAGGaaacggggtgggggggagagagatcactAACTTTGGTATTACCAGAGGTCTTATTTTACTATGGTAACAAAAGTCTGTCATATAAACCACCAATAATTAAAACTTTAGTAAAAGGCATATCATGTTTTTATAGTCCAAAAGATTCTGTGCCACCTATTTGTTTCATACTACCCAATTTGTTCAGCTTTTTAAcctgaaccaaaaaaaaaaaaatctttgaggAATTCATCttggaaaaagtatatttaaGAGTGACAAAATATAAACTGTTAAAAAAGGTTAAGAAACTTTTCCAATAAGAGTGTAGATATTTTTTTTCTAATCCCATGACATTTATATAAAAACAGCCTTTAATCACTTCCCATTGTTGGACACTTCAAAAAGATACCAAATGCCAAAAAGAAAAGTTGATTACAGAATAGTTAATATTTGAACTGAAGAATTTTTTCTACCTTACATTTTTactcttcaaaaaaaaaaaaaaaaaaatataagtaaaaaCCCTAACCTACATTCCCCACCCCTACCCTTTTATTTTCAATGGACCTCGTAAAATACAAACCTCATTCCTAGTCTTCAGCCCATGGGAATACAGTGTGTTTTAGAAGTCACCAGGGCTTAATTGGGCTTCTTGTCATAACCTGTAAGGTTGAGTGCATATTAGGCTAAGATTATTGCAGGCACATTAGAGCGCATGGCGTCGTGCACACCTGTCGCTTGAGTGATGGGTGCCCTATGTTGGAGGCGATGGGGAGGCATGGCAGATACGTCACCAGGCTTGtttgccttcattggctgaaccgctcgtgTGACGCAGCAGTTTCACAGAGACcgcgcagaaaaaaaaaaaagtggtcttTTGAAAAATCTGCCGCACGTCGCTCTGCATTGTGCAATATGGACGGCCCATATCACCTGCTGTTTGTGCAGCGCGTGGCATTGCACGCGCCTACCACCTCTATAATGCTGGCCTTAACCAAAATTAACGTGTCAGGAGTGAAATTTTTTTTACTAAGAAGCCTGATAAATAAAACAGACAACACTGGGCgcacaaatacttttttttatgatttcattcaatgaaaaaaaaaaaaaaaaaaacaacatctaGGAACAGTTCAAATAATTTCTACCGCCCTCGTCAACTCCGTGTGTGGGTCTTTTGATCGATTAGAGATTCTAAAACAACAACTGTTACTTTGACAATGTTAatgttaccaaaaaaaaaaaaaaaaaagaacggaTTCTGCCATCATGGACAATAGAAAATGAGAAAGGCATGCTTCAACACAACTGTGAACAGACGTACTGGCTATTTAAGAACTGTGCCCTTATTTTCTAAAAATGCTATAAAGCCTTTGTCATCAAGCTTCATCCTCTCCTTCTTCCTCTTCAAACTCGCCTTGCTCATCAGCTGTGGCATCTTGATACTGCTGGTATTCGGATACCAGGTCGTTCATGTTGCTTTCAGCTTCAGTGAACTCCATCTCGTCCATGCCCTCACCAGTGTACCAATGCAAGAAAGCTTTACGGCGGAACATGGCTGTGAACTGCTCGGAGATTCTCTTGAAAAGCTCCTGAATGGCGGTGCTGTTGCCAATAAACGTGGCAGACATTTTGAGGCCTCGTGGTGGAATGTCACACACTGCTGTCTTCACATTGTTAGGGATCCATTCGACAAAGTAGCTGCTGTTCTTGTTTTGGACATTGAGCATCTGCTCATCTACCTCCTTCATGGACATTCGTCCTCGGAAGATGGCTGCCACTGTGAGGTAGCGCCCGTGGCGAGGATCACATGCTGCCATCATGTTCTTGGAATCAAACATTTGCTGCGTCAGTTCTGGCACCGTCAGGGCACGGTACTGCTGGCTGCCACGGCTCGTTAACGGTGCAAAACCAGGCATAAAGAAGTGCAGTCTTGGGAAAGGCACCATGTTAACTGCCAGTTTTCTTAGATCAGCATTTAGCTGGCCGGGGAAGCGAAGGCAGGTTGTTACCCCACTCATAGTGGCAGATACCAGATGATTGAGGTCACCATAGGTTGGCGTAGTTAACTTTAAAGTGCGGAAGCAGATGTCATAGAGGGCCTCATTGTCTATACAGTAGGTTTCATCTGTATTTTCCACCAACTGGTGGACAGAGAGAGTAGCATTGTATGGCTCAACCACAGTATCCGAGACCTTGGGTGATGGCATCACACTGAATGTATTCATGATTCGGTCTGGGTACTCCTCCCTAATCTTACTGATGAGGAGGGTTCCCATACCAGACCCGGtgccaccacccagggaatgagTTAACTGAAAACCTTGTAGGCAGTCGCAGCTTTCGGCTTCCTTCCTCACCACATCTAGAACGGAATCCACCAGCTCAGCTCCTTCTGTGTAATGCCCTTTGGCCCAGTTGTTTCCAGCACCACTCTGACCTGGAGATACACAACATTACAAAATAAAGTGCTAAATTACCACAAAATAAGAACCACATATTTAGTATAGAATGGTAGAGTTTAGCCAGTGAATTTACATGGCAACTATAACAGGTAAATTGTTACTGGTATTTCTTTCTCTGtcttcccccctaccccccagagGATATGGTCATGGCAACTGATCAGTCTGTAGATTTTGTAGTTGCCTGGGATACACATTCAGTGCCTACATTTTCTAAATGATCATTTTACATTTATCCTCattatctactgtacagtatgaaaaacaaattatggtgctaTGGATTTTTTGTTGAAACATGTTATGATCTAAATGTATTTAGACAAGATATTTATACCAGCTAATATTCACTGTTAAATTAAAGTTTAAATGAATATATTTAACAAATTGAAAAATGGTCAGTTAGCCCTGAATCATTTCTAATGATCTTGGGAT encodes the following:
- the LOC142487064 gene encoding tubulin beta-2B chain translates to MREIVHLQAGQCGNQIGAKFWEVISDEHGIDPTGSYHGDSDLQLERINVYYNEATGNKFVPRAILVDLEPGTMDSVRSGPFGQIFRPDNFVFGQSGAGNNWAKGHYTEGAELVDSVLDVVRKEAESCDCLQGFQLTHSLGGGTGSGMGTLLISKIREEYPDRIMNTFSVMPSPKVSDTVVEPYNATLSVHQLVENTDETYCIDNEALYDICFRTLKLTTPTYGDLNHLVSATMSGVTTCLRFPGQLNADLRKLAVNMVPFPRLHFFMPGFAPLTSRGSQQYRALTVPELTQQMFDSKNMMAACDPRHGRYLTVAAIFRGRMSMKEVDEQMLNVQNKNSSYFVEWIPNNVKTAVCDIPPRGLKMSATFIGNSTAIQELFKRISEQFTAMFRRKAFLHWYTGEGMDEMEFTEAESNMNDLVSEYQQYQDATADEQGEFEEEEGEDEA